TCCTGGGCCATGGCGACGAGGTCCTCCAGCCAGAGCATGCCGTTGCACACGGCCTCGATCCGGATCATGGCCCGCTGGCTGTGCGCGCCTTCGTCGGAAATGGCCTTGGAGCAGGGGCAGACGGTCATCACCGGCACCTCCACGCCAAGGACCAGCGTGACCGCGCCGTCAAGCAGCTCGCCGCGCAGGAAACAGGCATAATCCATCAGGGCAGGGCTGCCCGTGACCGGGGCGCGTTGTTCCATGAAATAGGTGTACTGGAAGCACAGGTGCGAGCTCTGGGCCTGGAGGCGGTCGCGCAGGTCCAGAAGCAGATTGGCGCAACTGGTCATGTCCAGGGCCGTGTCCATGTTGCGCAGGGCTTCCAGGAAACGGCTCATGTGCGTGCCCTTGAACCGGGCCGGCAGATCCACGCTCAAGTCGACCCGGGCCACGGTGTGCTGCCGTCCGTTGGCCCGATCGCGCACCACCAGGGGAATGGACAGATTCTTGACCCCGACGCGGTCGATGCGCAGGGCGACATCGGCCGGTCCGCTTTGCACGTCGCGCATCAGGTCAGGTCCTGCCCGGTGGTGGCCAGGTTGAGCTTGCCGTGCTTGACGCCCTTGGTCGAGATGAGCCGTTCGGCCGTGGCCTTGAGCTCCTGGCCCGGTCCGCGCAGGATGAGCACTTCCATGCAGTTGTGATGGTCGAGGTGGATGTGCAGGGAGGTGATGATGACGTCCAGGCTGGAATGCTGGATTTCGGTCATCTTTTGCGCCAGATCCGACTGATGATGGTCGTAGACCAGGGTCAGGGTGCCGACCATTTCCCGATTCAGATCATCCCATTCTTTTTGGACCAGGATGTTGCGGATCAGGTCGCGGATGGCCTCGGACCGGGTCTGGTAGCATTTTTCCTCGCACAGGGCGTCGAATTTTTCGAGCAGATCGGAATCCAGCGAGACTCCGAAGCGTATTGTCTGACCCATGTATCCTCCTTGGTGGTCACTGTCCGCGTAATTCCCAGACATTGACCGTCATGCGCGCCCCCTCGAACGGAACCACCACCTGTTCCAGGTTGCGGACCGTCCAGCCCCGCCGGGCAAAGCGGGCCCAGACATCACGGGACACGGTTCGTTCCGGGTCCCCGAACCAGATTTTTCCGCCCGGAGCCAGACAGCGCAGGAGCAGGGCCTCCAGGGGTTCGAAGAAGCGCTGTTCATAAAAAATGTCGCCACCCCAGATATAGTCGAAAGCGCGGGGCGCAAGGCCTGGATGCTCCCAATTCATGCGGACCCACAAGGGCTGGGGAACATGGTTGAGGCGGGCGTTGCGGGCCGCGTGGACCAGGGCGCCGTGTTCATGGTCCATGCCGACGACCAGGGCCCCCAGATCCGCCGCGACCAGGGCCGAAAGCCCCAGGCCGCAGCCCAGGTCCAGACAGCGCGCGCCGGGCAGCAGTTCGGCCCGGCGGCCCAGCCAGGTGCACAGGGCCAGGGTCGCGGGCCAGAGCTCGACCCAGTACGGGATGTGGTCCTCGGCCTTGGGGGCGGTTTCGTCCAGGCCCCGCCACAGGGATTCCAGATCGGCCGGGCGCTCCAGGAGCCAGTCCCGGTCGTTGGCCCGGACATGCAGGCGCTGGGGCGCGGGATGTTCAGTCGTCATCGGCGGTCATTCCGGCCATCATCTGGCCAATGCGTTCGACCCGGGCCTGATCGGTCACGGGAAACGTGTCCATGACGCGGCCCTCGAACATGACCGCGACGCGGTCGGCCAGGGCCAGGGCCTCGGACAGGTCGCCCGTGACCAGCAAGATCCCGGCCTCCTCGCGCGCGGCCAGGAGCGTGGTCCAGACGTCCTCGATGGCCGAGACGTCCAGGCCCTGGGTGGGCTGTTCGGCCACGATCAGGCGCGGCCGGCGGTGAAACTCCCTGGCCAGGACCATCTTCTGCAGGTTGCCGCCCGAAAGCTGGCGGGCCAGGCAGGACACGTCGGGCGGCGAGACCTTGAACTGTTCGGCCAGGGCCTGGGCCACGCCGCGTGCCTCGTCGCGTTTGAGCCAGACGGACGAGGCATAGCCCTGGCGGGTGGTCAG
The Deltaproteobacteria bacterium genome window above contains:
- the nikR gene encoding nickel-responsive transcriptional regulator NikR produces the protein MGQTIRFGVSLDSDLLEKFDALCEEKCYQTRSEAIRDLIRNILVQKEWDDLNREMVGTLTLVYDHHQSDLAQKMTEIQHSSLDVIITSLHIHLDHHNCMEVLILRGPGQELKATAERLISTKGVKHGKLNLATTGQDLT
- a CDS encoding GTP cyclohydrolase I FolE2, producing the protein MRDVQSGPADVALRIDRVGVKNLSIPLVVRDRANGRQHTVARVDLSVDLPARFKGTHMSRFLEALRNMDTALDMTSCANLLLDLRDRLQAQSSHLCFQYTYFMEQRAPVTGSPALMDYACFLRGELLDGAVTLVLGVEVPVMTVCPCSKAISDEGAHSQRAMIRIEAVCNGMLWLEDLVAMAQESGSSPVYALLKREDEKFVTEAAFAAPTFVEDVVRNVAFRLAAHPKVGGFRVEVESFESIHNHSAYARIDHMET
- a CDS encoding methyltransferase domain-containing protein, with protein sequence MTTEHPAPQRLHVRANDRDWLLERPADLESLWRGLDETAPKAEDHIPYWVELWPATLALCTWLGRRAELLPGARCLDLGCGLGLSALVAADLGALVVGMDHEHGALVHAARNARLNHVPQPLWVRMNWEHPGLAPRAFDYIWGGDIFYEQRFFEPLEALLLRCLAPGGKIWFGDPERTVSRDVWARFARRGWTVRNLEQVVVPFEGARMTVNVWELRGQ